From Drosophila suzukii chromosome 2R, CBGP_Dsuzu_IsoJpt1.0, whole genome shotgun sequence, a single genomic window includes:
- the tomboy40 gene encoding mitochondrial import receptor subunit TOM40 homolog 2 codes for MGNVMASTESVGSSPGRGNVSSGSRLQEASTTAVTGMPPQMVKELEVEARKTELSNPGTVEELHSRCHDIQANTFEGAKIMLNKGLSNHFQVTHTINMNSSAPSGYRFGATYVGTKQYGPNEAFPVLVGEIDPLGNLNANVIHQLTSRLRCKFASQFQDSKLVATQFTGDYRGRDYTISLTVGNPGILTGSGVVVCQYLQAVTQRLALGSELAYQYGPNVPGRQVAVLSAVGRYAVDDSVWSCTLGPGGFHLSYYQKASDQLQIGVEVETNLRLQESTATVAYQVDIPKADLVFRGSLDSNWQIAGVLEKRLQPLPLSFAISGRMNHLKNSFRLGCGLMIG; via the coding sequence ATGGGTAACGTGATGGCGTCCACAGAAAGCGTAGGGTCGTCCCCTGGGCGTGGGAATGTGTCTTCCGGATCGCGCTTGCAGGAGGCGTCTACCACCGCAGTAACCGGAATGCCGCCACAGATGGTTAAGGAGTTAGAAGTGGAGGCTCGTAAGACGGAGCTGTCAAATCCCGGAACAGTTGAGGAACTGCACAGCCGCTGCCACGACATACAGGCCAACACCTTTGAGGGGGCCAAGATCATGCTGAACAAGGGGCTGAGTAACCACTTTCAAGTAACGCACACCATCAATATGAACTCATCGGCGCCAAGTGGATATCGCTTCGGAGCCACCTATGTGGGAACCAAGCAATACGGTCCGAATGAGGCCTTTCCAGTTCTCGTTGGTGAAATCGATCCGTTGGGCAACCTCAATGCAAACGTGATCCATCAACTGACCTCTCGACTGCGGTGTAAGTTTGCATCTCAGTTCCAGGACTCCAAGTTGGTGGCAACCCAGTTTACGGGGGACTATCGCGGAAGAGACTACACAATATCCTTGACAGTGGGCAACCCGGGAATCCTGACGGGCTCCGGAGTTGTTGTTTGCCAGTACTTGCAGGCAGTCACCCAAAGACTGGCCCTTGGATCAGAGTTGGCCTACCAATACGGACCCAATGTTCCTGGACGGCAAGTAGCTGTGTTGTCGGCGGTAGGACGCTATGCTGTCGATGATTCCGTGTGGTCTTGCACTTTGGGACCTGGTGGCTTCCATCTTAGCTACTACCAGAAGGCCAGTGATCAACTGCAGATCGGAGTCGAGGTGGAGACGAATCTCCGCCTACAAGAGTCTACGGCTACGGTTGCCTACCAGGTGGATATCCCCAAGGCAGATCTAGTATTTCGTGGGAGTCTCGATTCGAACTGGCAAATTGCTGGCGTCCTCGAAAAACGCTTGCAACCACTTCCGCTTTCGTTCGCCATCAGCGGTCGCATGAATCACCTAAAAAACAGCTTTCGGCTGGGCTGTGGACTCATGATCGGATGA